The sequence GGCTGGATCGTCTTTCTCCTATTCACCACAGCCATGTCGGTCGAATGGTGGCTGCGACGCAAATGGCAACTTGCCTAGCCTTGTGGCGAAGGACTAGTAAGTGATCGCGGATTCGACGCGATAGGGTTCCAACTTGGATTGACCAGCGAGATCAGCCAAGTGGATCAGGAACGAGCAGCCGACGATTTCTGCATCACAACGTTCAACCAATCGGCAACAAGCTTGCATCGTTCCTCCGGTCGCAAGCAAATCGTCGACTAGGACAACGCGTTGCCCTGCTTGTACGCTATCGATGTGCATATGCAATTCATCGGTACCGTACTCCAACTCATACGCATGCGAATGGGTTTCGAACGGAAGTTTCCCAGGCTTGCGAATGGGAACGAAGCCGGCTCCTAATTGGATCGCCATCGGCACGGCAAAGATAAAGCCTCGGGCCTCAGCAGCAGCAACGATATCGACCTTCTCGTCCATAAACGGGGCGGCCATCACTTCTGTTGCCGCTCGCAGCGCATCGGGATTCGATAACAACGGGGCAATATCCCGATACAGAATTCCCGGCTTGGGAAAATCAGGGATGTCACGAATGTGTTCTTGCAAATCAACAGCCATGATCGCTCGATCGACGTCTAGAGGGTTACTTGAGGCAAGGTAGTCCAACGCAATGGCATTCAACCTATCTTGCCGAATACCACACGAACAGTCGGGACGGCCCGTGTGGCGATACGATCAGACGGCCAGCCGGAAAACTTCAAATTCGCTTTACTGCGAATTCATCACCGCGGCAAGCTGCTCGTAAGTTCGTGCACTGTCTTCATTGCTGCCGCGATTATTCAAAGCGATCTGATAGAGATGCTGTCCACAATCGGTCGGATACTGACCTGTCACACAAGCTTGACATAGGCGATCTTCTGGCAAATCGATCGCACGGGTGATCGCTTCGACCGGAAGGTAACGCAGTGAGTCAGCTCCCAAGTCGTCGGCCAGCCGTTGCTGAGCTTCGGGAGTCAAAACACCTTCGGTTCCGAAGTACTTTGGTGCGATCAGCTGATCAATCGTGCTCATATCGATCCCGTAGAAGCACGGTGCGACGATCGGAGGACATGCGACACGCACATGGATCTCTTTCGCGCCGCCGACTTCGCGGATCCGATCCAGTAGCACATTCATCGTCGTGCTTCGAACGATCGAATCTTCGACCAAGATGACCCGCTTCCCTTCCAAGACGTCACGAAGGGGAGTGTACTTCGTCGCGGCCTTGGCCTTTCGGGCTCGCCCGCCTTCGATAAACGTCCGACCTGCATAGCGATTGCGAATCAGGCCTTCACGGCACGGGATCGAAAGCTCGTACGCCATCGCATCCGCAGCGGCTTTACTGGTGTCCGGAACGGGAACGATGATCGTATCCGGATCGTCCAGAGGGATTCGACCGTCGGCGCGCTCCGACCGGGCAAGTTCTTCACCCAAACGGGTTCGCGTTAGATAAACGCTACGATCATCCAAGGTGCTGGCGACGTTGGCAAAGTAGATCCATTCGAAGAAGCAGTGGGCACTTTTTTTGCTTTCCACAAACTGCTCAATCCGAACGCCGGACTCCGGATTGACGACAATCGCGTGTCCGGGTTCCAGCGACTTGATTTGGTTTGTTTCAAATCCCAAGTTCAGCAACGCAACGCTTTCACTGGCGGCGGCAAACAATGGGCCTTCGTTGACGTAGCACATTGGCTTGATGCCAAGGGGATCACGTGCAACCAGCATTTCTCCTTCAGCGGTAAGCAATGCCAGCGAGTAAGCACCGTCAAAGTCCCCCGCAATCTGCCGCAGCACATCAATCCATTCGACGCGTTCGGTGGACTGGCTGAGTACACGTCCGATTTCGTGCATCAGGATTTCGGTGTCGGTGTCGAGCACCAGGTGGTGATCACCATCGGCAAGCAGGCGTTCTTTCAGCAAGCTGTAATTGGCTAGCTGACCGTTGAAGCAAAAGCTGAACCACTTTCGTTTGTGGATGTGTTCGCGTTCGAACGGCTGGGCGTAGTTGCGGTCGTCTTGACCGCAGGTCGCATATCGCACGTGACCGATCGAGGCGTTGCCGGCCAAACCTTGCATGATCGATTCACACTTGGCGCGGTGATTCAGACGAAACACCTCGGTCACGGTTCCGACGTCCTTGCGAGTCATCAACAGGCGAGGTTGGTCGGGATTGTAGGTTGTCATTCCCGCGGCCAGTTGGCCACGGTTTTGAATGTCGAGCAACATCCGCGGCAGCAGCCGGGAGATCTGGCGAGGCCCCTGTTCCGGGCAGACGGGGCTGCGTCCACGGCCAGACAGGTGGTAAATCGCCGCAACGCCGCACTCGTGATTGATCTCACTCATTGAAAAGACTTGCTCGTCAATCAAATCAGGAATTCAGGAGAACCTGAGAAAACAAATGCCAATTATCAATTCAGAATCCGCTCGCGAGCGAAGTGCTCGTCATCGGCTTCCGCTGCCCCATTGTCCAGAAGCTACCGTGTTTGTTGAACCGCCCGGTTGCGGGAAGCGGCGTTTTTTCAAAAACTTCTGCCGCCCCCTGTCATATGGTCGTTTTACGCCGCAAGTATTATTTTGTCGGCGCGTCAGTCCCCCCTTTTTAAGATCTCTCCCCCTCAAAAAACGTGTCCCCCGACTCCTTGGACCAAAGAAAACTAGCGATCGACTCCGCCACCAGCGTTGTCGTCAAAGTCGGCACTCGAGTACTAACGGACAGTTCCGGAAAACTTGATCGCCATAGAATTGCCTGTCTCTCGCGAGCCCTCTGCAAAATCGCAGACACCGGTCGGCAAACCATTATCGTCAGTAGCGGTGCAGTTGGCGCCGGAATTGGCAAACTGGGTCTCGACCATCGCCCCACTGACCTCGGGCAGCTTCAAGCCGTGGCGGCAATTGGCCAGGCTGATCTGATCCAATCCTACGAAGCATCTCTGGCCGAACGCGGACGACATGCGGCACAAGTTCTGCTGACGCGAAACGATCTCCAATCTCGTGAAGGGTATCTCAACGTCCGCAATGCACTGAACTGCATTGACGAACTGGGAGCGATCGCGATTGTCAACGAAAACGACTCCGTCGCGGTCGGCGAGCTTAGGACCACATTTGGGGACAACGACCGTCTGGCCGCGCAAGTGGCCGGTCTTTTGGAAGATTGCCTGCTGGTCATCCTCTCGGACATCGACGGACTGTACGACGGACACCCCGACGAACCCGGCAGCCGCTGCATCGATATCGTCGATCAATTGGACGATGACATCATGGCGATGGCGAATGACAAAAAAAGCTCATTCAGCAAAGGCGGGATGGCAAGCAAGCTGATCGCCGCCCAATTGGCAACCTCCCACGGTCACTCCGTCATTATCGGCCCAGGAAGAGATGACGCGGTGCTAGACAAAGTTCTTGCCGCCGAACAGGTCGGAACCCTATTCCTCCCGTGCAACAAGACTCTTCGTGGACGACGACGCTGGATCAGTGCCTCGGCTGAAATCGAAGGACGGATCATTATCGACAAAGGTGCCGCCGAAGCACTTCGTCACGAAGGCGGAAGCTTGCTGGCGATTGGAATCACTGACGTTATTGGTGAATTCGATGCAGGCACTGTTGTCGTCATCGCAGACAAACAAGGCGAAGAAGTCGCCCGTGGACTGTGTAATTACCCGTCATGGGAAGTCAGCAAGATCAAAGGCAAGATCAGCGAAATGATCGGCGGCATTCTTGGGCACTGCCCCTACGAATCCGTGGTGCATCGCGACAACATGACGCTGGCACAAGGCGCCGACCGGACCTAGGACCATGGAACGCCATCGATCCCCCGCAGGTATCACCCTTGTCGAAGTCGTCGTGATTTTGCTGATCGCGATTGCCGTGTCGGTTCTCTTGATGCTGAAGGTTACCTCCAGCCGCGAATCGTCTCGGCGAATGGAATGCGAGGAAAACTTGCGTGTGATCTCCGCCGCACTTCAAAGCTATTCGCTGGTCAGTGGCTATCTTCCGATCGGCACACAAAACCCGACCGCACCAATCGAAAGCCTCCCCAACGGCTACCATCACAATTGGGCCGAGGCATTGCTGCCGATGCTGGATCAACAAGAAACGTTTGACCAAATTCATTTTGATTCAAGCGTCTACGCACCAATCAATGCACCCGTTGCGGAACTGTCGCTGCAAAACTTTCGCTGCAGCGCCTCGGCAAACAAACTGACAATCAACGCGACGACTTACACAGGCGTCGTCGGATCACAAGCCGCCCCGATCGATGAAAACACCGACGGTATGTTCTCACTGAATCGTTGGCGATCACTGCGTGATGCCGAGGATGGACAATCGTTCGTCTTATCGATCGCCGAAAAGTCTGTTGACTTCCCCGGTCCGACCAACTGGAACAGCGGCACACGCGCCAGCCTTCGAAACGCCGGCCACCCGATCAATCGATCATTCGTTGAGCGTCCCCCAGAAGTCACGGACGTCGGTGGCTTTTCGAGCAATCACATCGGGGGCGCCTACTTGGCGTTTGTCGATGGGTCGTTCCGATTCTTTTCGGAAGCGACAGACCAACAGCTCTTGCAGGATCTGGCATCGCGAAAGGACGCAGCCGCTGCCGCGGAAAGCTCCGACGCAAATCAAGAATGAATCGCTAGAATCGGCTGACCTCTTTAAAAGACGTAACCGGCTTTTCAAAGCAGACTCATCTCGGCGAAGCAACCTACTGCACAAAAGGCTGCGGACAAAAAGCTGCGGTTAGGTGTTCAATCGGCCGAATCTGATTTGGTCGCTTGCAACTGAACCACTTGAACGTCGCTGCCGTTCTTTGCCGGCATCCGATCCGGATCCTGATATTTCGACACATCGAAGTGCCGTGTGTAGGTTCCGAAATCGTTGAACGCGTACTTCTTCGCCCAACGATAAACGAAACTTCGCTCAGGAATTTCGTCGCCGGGCTGAAACTGACTTCGCCTTGGCGTCACGTGATCGAGTTCACGCATGACTTCATTGCGAATCGTGGTGTCTCGTGCCCCATGCTTTTCAGCAAGCTCGATCAACAAATCGGGACGCTCCATGATGACGCAGCC comes from Stieleria sp. JC731 and encodes:
- a CDS encoding adenine phosphoribosyltransferase is translated as MAVDLQEHIRDIPDFPKPGILYRDIAPLLSNPDALRAATEVMAAPFMDEKVDIVAAAEARGFIFAVPMAIQLGAGFVPIRKPGKLPFETHSHAYELEYGTDELHMHIDSVQAGQRVVLVDDLLATGGTMQACCRLVERCDAEIVGCSFLIHLADLAGQSKLEPYRVESAITY
- a CDS encoding amidophosphoribosyltransferase, which translates into the protein MSEINHECGVAAIYHLSGRGRSPVCPEQGPRQISRLLPRMLLDIQNRGQLAAGMTTYNPDQPRLLMTRKDVGTVTEVFRLNHRAKCESIMQGLAGNASIGHVRYATCGQDDRNYAQPFEREHIHKRKWFSFCFNGQLANYSLLKERLLADGDHHLVLDTDTEILMHEIGRVLSQSTERVEWIDVLRQIAGDFDGAYSLALLTAEGEMLVARDPLGIKPMCYVNEGPLFAAASESVALLNLGFETNQIKSLEPGHAIVVNPESGVRIEQFVESKKSAHCFFEWIYFANVASTLDDRSVYLTRTRLGEELARSERADGRIPLDDPDTIIVPVPDTSKAAADAMAYELSIPCREGLIRNRYAGRTFIEGGRARKAKAATKYTPLRDVLEGKRVILVEDSIVRSTTMNVLLDRIREVGGAKEIHVRVACPPIVAPCFYGIDMSTIDQLIAPKYFGTEGVLTPEAQQRLADDLGADSLRYLPVEAITRAIDLPEDRLCQACVTGQYPTDCGQHLYQIALNNRGSNEDSARTYEQLAAVMNSQ
- the proB gene encoding glutamate 5-kinase, translated to MSPDSLDQRKLAIDSATSVVVKVGTRVLTDSSGKLDRHRIACLSRALCKIADTGRQTIIVSSGAVGAGIGKLGLDHRPTDLGQLQAVAAIGQADLIQSYEASLAERGRHAAQVLLTRNDLQSREGYLNVRNALNCIDELGAIAIVNENDSVAVGELRTTFGDNDRLAAQVAGLLEDCLLVILSDIDGLYDGHPDEPGSRCIDIVDQLDDDIMAMANDKKSSFSKGGMASKLIAAQLATSHGHSVIIGPGRDDAVLDKVLAAEQVGTLFLPCNKTLRGRRRWISASAEIEGRIIIDKGAAEALRHEGGSLLAIGITDVIGEFDAGTVVVIADKQGEEVARGLCNYPSWEVSKIKGKISEMIGGILGHCPYESVVHRDNMTLAQGADRT
- a CDS encoding DUF1559 domain-containing protein, with the translated sequence MERHRSPAGITLVEVVVILLIAIAVSVLLMLKVTSSRESSRRMECEENLRVISAALQSYSLVSGYLPIGTQNPTAPIESLPNGYHHNWAEALLPMLDQQETFDQIHFDSSVYAPINAPVAELSLQNFRCSASANKLTINATTYTGVVGSQAAPIDENTDGMFSLNRWRSLRDAEDGQSFVLSIAEKSVDFPGPTNWNSGTRASLRNAGHPINRSFVERPPEVTDVGGFSSNHIGGAYLAFVDGSFRFFSEATDQQLLQDLASRKDAAAAAESSDANQE